From the Quercus lobata isolate SW786 unplaced genomic scaffold, ValleyOak3.0 Primary Assembly Scq3eQI_165, whole genome shotgun sequence genome, one window contains:
- the LOC115973685 gene encoding actin-depolymerizing factor 2-like, with product MANAASGMAVHDDCKLKFLELKAKRTYRFIVYKIEEKQKQVIVEKLGEPTDSYEDFSASLPANECRYAVYDFDFMTEENVPRSRIVFIAWSPDISKVRSKMIYASSKDRFKRELDGIQVELQATDPTEMGIDVIKSRTM from the exons atg GCAAATGCAGCATCTGGGATGGCTGTACACGATGATTGCAAGCTAAAGTTTTTAGAACTGAAGGCAAAAAGAACTTACCGCTTCATTGTTTACAAGATTGAGGAGAAGCAGAAGCAGGTTATTGTTGAGAAGCTTGGTGAGCCAACTGATAGTTATGAGGATTTCTCTGCAAGCCTCCCTGCCAATGAGTGCCGTTATGCTGtgtatgattttgattttatgaCAGAGGAGAATGTCCCAAGGAGCAGGATTGTTTTCATCGCCTG GTCCCCTGATATTTCAAAGGTGAGAAGCAAGATGATTTATGCAAGCTCTAAGGATAGGTTTAAGAGAGAGTTGGATGGTATTCAGGTGGAGTTGCAAGCTACTGATCCTACTGAGATGGGCATTGATGTTATTAAAAGCCGCACTATGTGA